A stretch of DNA from Streptomyces xanthii:
AAGGCCTTGAGCGTGTTCCCGAGGCCGCGCAGCAGCAGTTCCTGGATGCCCTTGTACTCGAAGGGGGTCCACTTGGTGCTGGTGAACTGGTCGGTGTCGAAGAGCAGGTAGAGGATCCAGCCGACGAGTGCGAGCAGGATCACGGTGGAGACGAGACCGTACAGCTTGTGGCGGCGCTCGGTGTTGGGCCCCGGGATGTCGTAGAGGGCGGTGGCGCCGTGGTCGAGGGCTTTCATCGGGCGACTCCCCAGCGCTTTTCCATGAGGTTGAACACCCCGCTGATGGCGAGCGTGATGATGAGGTAGCCGACCGCGATCCAGACGAAGGTCCAGATGATGTTGAAGCCGAGTTCGCTGAGCGTCTTGTAGGTGCCCAGCAGTTCGGTGACGCTGAAGGCGCCCGCGATCGCCGAGTTCTTGGCGAGCGCGATCAGGTTGGAGCCGACGGGCGCGATCACGGAGCGGAACGCCTGCGGCAGGATCACCAGGGTCAGGGTCTGGCCGAAGGACATGCCGAGGCTGCGGGCGGCCTCGCCCTGCCCCTTGTGCACGGTGTTGATGCCGGAGCGCAGCGCCTCGCAGATGAACGCGGAGGTGTAGCAGCCGAGCGCGAGCACCGCGAAGACGGTGAAGGGGAGCACGAGGCCGAAGCGCGGCAGGCCGAGCAGGACAGCGAAGAACAGCAGGGTCAGCGGGGTGTTGCGCAGGACGGTGACCCAGGCGGTGCCGAAGGCGCGGAAGGAGCCGACGGGCGCGACGCGGAACGACGCCATGACGAACCCCAGCACGAGGGCGAGGATCGAGGCGTAGACGGTGAGCTCGACCGTACCGAGGAAGCCTTTCCAGTAGGTCGAGAAGTTTTCGGTCAGTACGTTCACGGTGCGGGTCCTCAGCTCGCCGGATAGCGGTCGATGGCGGGCGGTTTCGGTGCGGGCACGCCGGACAGGCCGAGCGTCGCGTCGTACGCCTTCTTCCAGTCGCCGTCCTTCTCGCGCTGGGCGAGCGCGGTGTCGACGGCGAAGCGCAGCGCGTTGTCGGAGCGGGGCACGCCGATGCCGTACGGCTCCTCGGAGAACGGCTTGCCGACCAGCTTCAGCTCGTCGGGGACCTTGGCCGCGTAGCCGAGCAGGATCGCGTCGTCGGTGGTCACGGCGTCGACCTGGTAGGTCAACAGGTTGTCGACACAGACCGAGTAGGTGTCGTAGGCGACGAGTTCGGCCTTGGGGTAGTCGGCCTGGATGCGCTGGTACGGGGTCGATCCGGCGGCCGAGCAGACGCGTTTGCCGTCGAGGTCCTGGGGGCCGTGGATGTCGTCCTCGTCGGTCCGCACGAGCAGGCTCTGGCCGGCCATGTAGTACGGGCCGCCGAAGCCGACGAGCTTCTTGCGGTTGTCGTTGATGGTGTACGTGCCGACGTAGTAGTCGATCTGACCGTTCTGCAGGGCCGTCTCGCGGTTGGCGGAGGCGATCGTCTTGAAGGAGATCTTCTTCGGGTCCAGGCCGAGCGAGGCGGAGATCATCTTGGCGATCTCGATGTCGAAGCCCGAGTAGACGCCGTTGGCGGGGTTCTTCTCACCGAGGTAGGGCTGGTCCTCCTTGGCGCCGACGACGAAGTGGCCTCGCTTGTCCGCCTTCTTCCAGGTCTTGGAGTCGGGCAGCGAGAAGCCCTGTGCCACTTGGTACTTGGGGAGTTCGGCAGCCGAGGGGCCCTTGACGGGCGGCGTGCCCTCCTTGCCGCAGGCGGTGGCGGCCAGGGCGGCCACCGCGAGGGCGGTGAGCAGCCTGAGCGACTTTACGATCATGAGGTGCTGCACTCCCCCGGTCAGTGCTTGAGGATCTTGGAGAGGAAGTCGCGGGCGCGCTCGCTCTCGGGATGCGTGAAGAAGTCCTCGGGGGCGCGGTCCTCGACGATCTTCCCGTCGGCCATGAACACGACGCGGTCGGCGGCGGTGCGCGCGAAGCCCATCTCGTGGGTGACGACCACCATGGTCATGCCGTCGCGGGCCAGCTGCTGCATGACCTCGAGGACCTCGTTGATCATCTCGGGGTCGAGGGCGGAGGTCGGCTCGTCGAAGAGCAGGGCCTTGGGGTCCATGGCGAGGGCGCGGGCGATGGCCACGCGCTGCTGCTGGCCGCCGGAGAGCTGGGCGGGGAACTTGTCGGCGTGGGCCGCGAGGCCGACGCGGTCGAGGAGTTCGCGGGAGCGCCGGTCGGATTCCTCCTTCTTGCGCTTCCTGACCTTCACCTGGGCCAGCGAGACGTTCTGGAGGACCGTCTTGTGCGCGAACAGGTTGAAGGACTGGAAGACCATCCCGACCTCGGCTCGCAGTTGCGCGAGCGCCTTGCCCTCCTCGGGCAGCGGTTTGCCGTCGAGCCTGATGGTGCCGGACTGGATCGTCTCCAGCCGGTTGATCGTCCTGCAGAGCGTCGACTTGCCCGACCCCGAAGGGCCGATGACCACGACCACCTCCCCCTTGCCGACGGTGAGGTCGATGTCCTGGAGGACATGCAGCTCCCCGTAGTACTTGTTCACGTCACGCAGCTCGATCAAAGGATCGACGGCCATGCCAGTCCTGCCCACTCTCAGCTGTCTCGGTTTGCGCAAACTATCCACGCTTATAGGGGACTTAACCGACGACACGCACGTATGGGCATTAACCGTATTTGCGGCTCAGAT
This window harbors:
- a CDS encoding amino acid ABC transporter ATP-binding protein codes for the protein MAVDPLIELRDVNKYYGELHVLQDIDLTVGKGEVVVVIGPSGSGKSTLCRTINRLETIQSGTIRLDGKPLPEEGKALAQLRAEVGMVFQSFNLFAHKTVLQNVSLAQVKVRKRKKEESDRRSRELLDRVGLAAHADKFPAQLSGGQQQRVAIARALAMDPKALLFDEPTSALDPEMINEVLEVMQQLARDGMTMVVVTHEMGFARTAADRVVFMADGKIVEDRAPEDFFTHPESERARDFLSKILKH
- a CDS encoding glutamate ABC transporter substrate-binding protein, whose product is MIVKSLRLLTALAVAALAATACGKEGTPPVKGPSAAELPKYQVAQGFSLPDSKTWKKADKRGHFVVGAKEDQPYLGEKNPANGVYSGFDIEIAKMISASLGLDPKKISFKTIASANRETALQNGQIDYYVGTYTINDNRKKLVGFGGPYYMAGQSLLVRTDEDDIHGPQDLDGKRVCSAAGSTPYQRIQADYPKAELVAYDTYSVCVDNLLTYQVDAVTTDDAILLGYAAKVPDELKLVGKPFSEEPYGIGVPRSDNALRFAVDTALAQREKDGDWKKAYDATLGLSGVPAPKPPAIDRYPAS
- a CDS encoding amino acid ABC transporter permease; the protein is MNVLTENFSTYWKGFLGTVELTVYASILALVLGFVMASFRVAPVGSFRAFGTAWVTVLRNTPLTLLFFAVLLGLPRFGLVLPFTVFAVLALGCYTSAFICEALRSGINTVHKGQGEAARSLGMSFGQTLTLVILPQAFRSVIAPVGSNLIALAKNSAIAGAFSVTELLGTYKTLSELGFNIIWTFVWIAVGYLIITLAISGVFNLMEKRWGVAR